One window of Papaver somniferum cultivar HN1 chromosome 9, ASM357369v1, whole genome shotgun sequence genomic DNA carries:
- the LOC113312535 gene encoding uncharacterized protein LOC113312535 produces MISKAVLIHNNGEWVHKEGNDNYKGMTHLAGVPDKYTFEDVKKAAMDVLARISGPKARRCLEPVMTLSAKKLRCLHDAPSTPAPILDIHELPKEMKYNDLRVGNTFKSKEVLKLILAIAKVERNFEYKASKSDSQRFIAKCKDKTCQWRLRAFPLDSCGWWKLTVANDVHTCESNKRTDPELRTKAAAAGIAELFKHKFKELDAAYTPKQLIKDLKREHGVVINYRQAYSACKRGMELIKGSPDESYQHLVGYSHMLGFRNKGTVTEIVTDSDDSFLYYFFAFGVCIEGFKNCFRPAFAVDGTHLTGPRQGVLLSAVGMDPDESIYPMAFAVVDSENNESWEWFMRKLAEVLGDKYAMNEDVVVATDRHQSIGRAISVAYQTVDLYMYVSRQSYEVSPVMFDLAENIKQTYHSAAASVAFTRAAKAFSNDEYELSMRDLGLASPAALKSVVDLGPEMWARVKARTGRFTLMTTNACETFNSRIADVKGLPICYLVDYIRRLLMEWFCQRRQLALDWKDPLSKHARDIIKERWAVAKRFVAFHVDGDEYEVDEGDYEEQHTVYLDRRSCTCKVFDYQHLPCPHVLAVCETYKIKEEGLCGNYYKTSVWRSMYEPKIYGVLSPETWDVPTEVAERVVLPPKITPEVGRRSIKRKRAAIEKPRKKRGCSRCHQTGHYANNKLCLKA; encoded by the exons ATGATAAGCAAAGCTGTTCTCATCCACAACAATGGAGAATGGGTGCACAAAGAAGGTAATGATAACTACAAAGGTATGACACATCTTGCAGGGGTACCTGATAAGTACACTTTTGAGGATGTGAAGAAGGCAGCAATGGATGTTCTAG CGCGTATTAGTGGTCCAAAGGCTAGGAGATGTCTTGAACCAGTAATGACTTTATCAGCCAAGAAACTCCGCTGTCTTCATGATGCGCCATCAACTCCAGCGCCAATACTAGATATTCATGAACTCCCAAAGGAAATGAAGTATAATGATCTACGTGTGGGTAATACTTTCAAAAGCAAGGAGGTGCTGAAACTTATTCTTGCAATAGCCAaagtagaaagaaattttgagtacaAAGCTTCTAAATCCGACAGCCAAAGGTTTATTgccaaatgcaaagacaagacatGCCAATGGCGTCTTCGAGCATTTCCCTTAGATTCTTGTGGGTGGTGGAAACTCACAGTTGCGAACGATGTGCATACTTGTGAAAGCAACAAAAGGACTGACCCTGAATTGAGAACCAAAGCGGCCGCTGCTGGAATTGCAGAGCTTTTCAAGCACAAATTCAAAGAACTAGATGCGGCCTATACACCAAAACAACTGATTAAGGACTTAAAAAGGGAACATGGAGTGGTTATCAATTACCGGCAGGCATACAGCGCTTGCAAGCGCGGTATGGAGCTGATCAAAGGTAGCCCCGATGAATCGTACCAACACCTCGTTGGTTATAGTCACATGCTTGGTTTTCGTAACAAGGGTACTGTTACTGAGATTGTAACTGATTCAGATGATTCTTTTCTATATTATTTCTTTGCTTTTGGAGTATGTATTGAAGGATTCAAAAACTGTTTCAGACCCGCTTTTGCAGTTGATGGTACACATCTTACAGGGCCACGCCAAGGTGTTTTACTGTCAGCCGTTGGAATGGATCCCGACGAGTCGATCTATCCTATGGCttttgctgttgttgattcaGAGAATAATGAATCTTGGGAATGGTTTATGAGAAAGTTAGCCGAAGTACTTGGCGATAAGTATGCTAtgaatgaagatgttgttgtggcaACAGACAGGCATCAATCGATCGGTAGAGCCATAAG TGTTGCTTATCAGACTGTAGATCTTTATATGTACGTATCTAGACAGAGTTATGAA GTCAGTCCTGTAATGTTTGACCTTGCAGAAAACATCAAACAAACTTACCACAGCGCCGCGGCTTCGGTGGCATTTACAAGAGCTGCAAAAGCATTTAGCAATGATGAGTATGAACTTTCTATGAGAGACCTAGGTTTAGCCAGCCCCGCTGCTTTAAAATCTGTAGTGGATCTTGGACCGGAAATGTGGGCCAGGGTAAAGGCTAGAACAGGTCGTTTTACTCTCATGACCACAAACGCATGTGAAACTTTCAATTCAAGAATAGCTGATGTTAAAGGTCTTCCAATCTGCTATTTAGTCGATTACATTCGAAGGCTCCTTATGGAATGGTTCTGCCAACGTAGACAACTAGCTCTTGATTGGAAAGATCCTTTGAGTAAACATGCACGAGATATAATCAAAGAACGGTGGGCTGTGGCAAAAAGGTTTGTGGCTTTCCATGTCGATGGGGACGAATATGAAGTGGACGAGGGTGACTATGAAGAGCAACACACCGTCTATCTTGACCGAAGGTCTTGCACGTGCAAAGTGTTTGACTATCAGCATCTTCCGTGTCCCCACGTACTTGCAGTGTGTGAGACatataaaataaaagaagaaggccTTTGTGGGAATTATTATAAAACATCTGTTTGGAGATCTATGTATGAACCTAAAATCTATGGTGTGCTGAGCCCGGAAACTTGGGATGTCCCAACGGAGGTGGCAGAACGGGTGGTGCTTCCTCCAAAAATTACACCGGAAGTTGGTCGTCGGAGCATCAAGAGGAAAAGGGCTGCCATTGAAAAACCTAGAAAGAAAAGAGGTTGTTCAAGGTGTCACCAGACGGGGCATTATGCTAACAACAAACTTTGTCTCAAGGCTTAG